From a region of the Besnoitia besnoiti strain Bb-Ger1 chromosome I, whole genome shotgun sequence genome:
- a CDS encoding hypothetical protein (encoded by transcript BESB_008720), which produces MSACRRIGVEVSLLYRQNELTTQLKRFPGGTGPASSGDVLASPLRSSFAPKRLSSAFGLSPSTPRPRPSCTSLSPSSRGCFSGRFSSRVSLSCQLPSVAPAQEIPSSPSSPAAPAAAGLSRQQRWGSWTEREEGLFSLLPAKKRVERGSPSALRRRAAFLAASVTRGSMGAEDIQFACTEMAEKGLHPLASFWRDVEHHVVQRCYVEIPDAAPLSPSVSRVPGLPPSAAPAPDFLSASLSSAACFPASARAISLRQVLAEAERRADAEGASSAATGRHADGFVLCSSVPASSLLTLSSFCATLHAFARGGVSPLPLAPRLPSLLSPEAASPRTGGGLSRRQPPPLGVSSASASGAGGSVAATPQDPDALAGKIYAVGALLFSRVPLAFRGGDLALLTGALVKAGVKDKAFYVALLDFLLETPPAIPHSPFASPSPSPLPLSPGLASCASPYSPELPAAVSTSPSAASRPSALPPSGATASPPAAGARGSPCALPPVAPSAGCLSSDRASGGMVAFLDFEQRPLATLLYALASPPVSLPRAPLLRVFHLFADFLLGRGAAAPPAAAFASPLPPPAGGVAAAPRLPLHDLQLAALATVLRSFLKVRCDRSDLLEATRVVLEDAVLPSLATQAHGEDLGEPREAAAQAAQPAREDGEEAARSCGGRGLAAGSESLLFRAAVCTPRGMPVTQSLVIFFDVFAAQLAGVLAAPLTGVDERARILRGEAWGSSKQLQAKGKQPGGRTGPPRRNGASAAVGPHALDSGGDAPDLCDAQRGAQEQLLVKLATVLQPRVPQMELGGVMTLCFALSRVAHLQDDLDFLISAIARRARLAMTRAAGSSSFSGAGKGDAEAADSRTAPHELVQDNETNTTCFGAPDGAATRTGAAAEDALTCRDVSNLAQTFARLNFEDAEFLRALDAWIPSHAALFAPQDLVGILYAYRQLRHVPEERVREAVFRALFTATERLIPSFTLQQLVTVLSSFSRMQGAALFPGAQETFFAVCNHLVEASSLRFHMSSAPGEPRTRASPSAPPSLSARDPVFRASAAQRQRQRQGDEGKKRRGQREHGRVAPAGLELTSLRLVPIVGALGRMRVRHEPFFEAAGNFFCADGLERAFAWDLQSLKDAYSRVGLGHPKLLALIDKHLSSLPPVPATPRPQGCTLD; this is translated from the exons ATGAGCGCATGCCGTCGCATAGGAGTCGAGGTGTCTCTTTTGTATCGGCAGAATGAGCTGACTACGCAGCTGAAACGTTTTCCG GGAGGCACGGGTCCCGCGTCCTCAGGCGACGTCCttgcctcgcctcttcgttcTTCGTTTGCGCCCAAGaggctctccagcgcctttgggctgtcgccgtctacgccgcgtcctcgtcccTCTTGCACGTCTTTGTCTCCTTCTAGCCGCGGGTGTTTTTCCGggcgcttctcctctcgaGTTTCCTTGAGTTGCCAGCTCCCGAGTGTGGCGCCGGCGCAAGAAATcccgtcctcgccgtcctctcccgccgcgcctgccgcggctgggCTTTCGCGACAGCAGCGCTGGGGCTCCTGGACTGAACGCGAGGAGGGTTTGTTCAGTCTGCTcccggcgaagaagagagtggagcgcggcagcccgtcggcgctgcggcgccgggccgcgttcctcgccgcctcagTCACGCGTGGCAGCATGGGCGCGGAGGACATCCAGTTTGCATGCACAGAAATGGCTGAGAAGGGCCTTCACCCGCTCGCGTCCTTCTGGAGAGACGTGGAGCATCACGTGGTTCAGCGCTGCTACGTCGAGAtcccagacgccgcgcctctgtctccttccgtCTCGCGGGTCCCAGGCCTTcccccttccgccgcgcccgcgcccgactttctgtctgcctcgctctcttctgctgcgtgctttccggcgtccgcgcgcgcgatcTCGCTGAGGCAGGtgctggcggaggcagaacggcgcgccgacgcggagggagcttcgagcgccgcgacaggCCGACACGCTGACGGATTCGTCCTCTGCTCGTCGgtgcctgcctcgtcgctgctgacGCTCTCCAGCTTCTGTGCGACGCTCCACGCGTTCGCCCGCGGAGGggtctctcctctgcctctcgcgccgcgcctcccttcACTCTTGTCGCCAGAGGCAGCTTCGCCACGcacgggcggcggcctctcccggcggcagccgcctcccCTCGGCGTttcctcggcctctgcgaGTGGAGCGGGAGGCAGCGTGGCGGCAACGCCGCAGGATCCGGATGCTCTCGCTGGGAAGATCTACGCTGTGGGCGCGTTGCTGTTTTCCCGAGTGCCTCTGGCGTTCCGAGGCGGCGACCTCGCTCTGCTGACAGGAGCTCTCGTCAAGGCAGGAGTGAAGGACAAGGCGTTCTATGTTGCGCTTCTCGACTTCCTCCTGGAGACACCGCCTGCCATTCCTCACTCGCCTTTCGcttcgccctccccctcgccgctccctctgtctcctgggctcgcgtcctgcgcgtcgccctaTTCTCCTGAGTTGCCCGCGGCTGTTTCgacctcgccgtctgcggcgtctcggcCTTCGGCATTGCCGCCTTCTGGCGCgactgcctcgccgccggcggcaggtGCCCGCGGGAGCCCCTGCGCGTTGCCTCCTGTGGCTCCTTCTGCGGGGTGTCTCTCTTCGGatcgcgcgagcggcggcatGGTCGCGTTTCTCGACTTTGAGCAGCGCCCCCTTGCCACGCTGCTCTACGccctcgcttcgcctcctgtctccctcccccGCGCTCCCTTGTTGCGCGTTTTTCACCTCTTCGCCGACTTCCTTCTGGGGAGGGgggctgcggctcctcccgcggcggccttcgcctcgccgctcccccctcccgccggaggggtcgctgccgcgccgcgcctgccgctgcacgacctgcagctggcggcgctcgcgacgGTGCTGCGCTCCTTCTTGAAGGTGCGCTGTGACCGGTCTGATCTCCTCGAGGCGActcgcgtcgtcctcgaagACGCCGTCCTCCCCTCGctcgccacgcaggcgcatgGCGAAGATCttggcgagccgcgcgaggcggccgcgcaggccgcgcagcccgcgagggaggatggggaggaggcggcgcgcagctgcggaggacgcggtcTGGCTGCGGGCAGCGAGTCGCTGCTCTTCCGCGCAGCGGTCTGCACACCGCGCGGGATGCCAGTCACGCAGTCGCTAGTTATCTTCTTCGacgtcttcgctgcgcagcttgcgggcgtcctcgcggcgccgctgacaGGCGTCGACGAACGCGCGCGgatcctccgcggcgaggcttGGGGTAGCTCGAAGCAGCTTCAGGCCAAGGGCAAGCAGCCTGGAGGGCGCACAGGTCCGCCCCGCCGGaacggcgcctctgcggctgtcgGACCTCACGCCCTCGATtcgggaggcgacgcgcccgaccTCTGCGACGCACAGCGGGGAGcgcaggagcagctgctggtcAAACTCGCCACGGTGCTCCAGCCGCGAGTCCCCCAGATGGAACTAGGCGGCGTCATGACGCtctgcttcgctctctcgcgcgtcgcacACCTGCAGGACGACCTAG ACTTCCTGATTTCCGCGATTGCACGTcgagcgcggctcgcgaTGACGCGAGCGGCTGGATCGTCGTCGTTCTCGGGCGCGGGaaaaggagacgccgaggcggcggataGCAGAACAGCGCCGCACGAGCTGGTGCAGGACAACGAAACCAATACGACATGCTTCGGGGCGCCTGACGGCGCTGCCACGAGGactggcgctgcggctgaagATGCGCTGACGTGTCGGGACGTGAGCAACCTCGCTCAGACGTTCGCGAG GCTGAACTTTGAAGACGCCGAGTTTCTGCGGGCGCTCGACGCCTGGATCCCTAGCCAcgcggcgctcttcgcgccgcaAGACTTAGTCGGAATTCTATACGCGTACCGCCAACTCCGGCACGTACCGGAagagcgcgtgcgcgaggcggtcttccgcgcgctctTCACCGCCACAGAGCGCCTGATTCC GTCGTTcaccctgcagcagctcgtgACTGTGCTCTCCAG TTTCTCCCGCATGCAAGGCGCCGCGCTTTTCCCCGGCGCCCAAGAgaccttcttcgccgtctgcaaCCACCTTGTCGaggcttcttctcttcgctttcACATGTCCTCCGCCCCTGGAGagcctcgcacgcgcgcgtcgccctccgcgcctccctctctgtctgcgcgcgATCCTGTCTTCCGTGCTTCAGCCGCCCAGcgccagaggcagcggcagggcgacgagggaaaGAAGCGTCGCGGACAGAGAGAACATGGGCGCGTGGCACCCGCTGGTCTCGAGCTCACGTCGCTTCGTCTCGTTCCGATCGTCGGAGCTCtcgggcgcatgcgcgtcagGCACGAGCCCTTCTTTGAAGCTGCGGGAAACTTCTTCTGCGCAGAT GGGCTGGAACGCGCTTTCGCGTGGGATCTACAGTCTCTCAAG GATGCCTACTCGCGCGTGGGCCTTGGGCACCCGAAGTTGCTGGCTCTGATTGACAAGCACTTAAgttcgctgccgccagtccctgcgacgccgcgcccgcaaGGCTGCACTTTGGATTAG